The Persephonella sp. genome includes the window GAGCATACCCTCCCCCCTATCTAAATTAAGGCTTATTTTTATTCAAGGCTGTAAACTTTAATGTTATCGTGATTTACATCTTCCATTCTTCTTTCAAAACATATATATCCTGCATAGTTCATGTTTGGATCGTTGTCATTAATATCAATTACAAGTCTGTTATTTGCATAAACTTTAAGATTCGTATTGTTTACAATAATTTTCACGTGGGTCCAGTTGTTTATAGGCTTTACATCTTTTACCTTTATATTTGCAATTTGAACAGAACTGTTTCCAGCTAATTTCTCAATAGAAAACTCCCCACATCCTGAAACATGAACTCTATAAGCTATAAGCGGATTTTCTCTGACTCTAAGATATATATATCCGGCATCACAGTAATTATGCACAACACTATAATCTGTTTCAAGAATAAAGTCCTTTAGCTGAAGATTTTTATTACAGATCTTGCCTCCTCCTTTTAAAGCTACAGCTTTTGTTATTCTTTTGTTCATATCTACAATTGTTACAACACTGGCATTATTTCCTGTAAATTGACCTATAGGAGGTGTCTGTCCAATTCCATAGCTTTCAAAATCTTCAGAAAAAATTAATTTTCCCTGCTTTTGTGGTTCTTGCTGTGTCTGGGGAGCTTGTGTTATTTGTGTTGTTGGTTGTGTTGTTGAAACTGGCTGTGTTTTAGGTTGTGTTGTTTGACTTCCTTGGTATCTGTAATAGTTTTCCGGAACGAACTTTTCTACAGCTTTCACAGCGTTGTCAATCAGAACCATAACAGCTTTTTCCATAGGCGTATTTCTGTAAACCTCTAATCCGCCACCTAAAGGAATAGTTCCCAGTATTCCTCCACCTAATCCTCCCACATTAAAGCTTGATGCCTTTCCTTCAACTCTTGTTGAGTTTATTATTCTCCCTGTTCTTACATCTATAAATCTTAGGTTTATAGCTATGTATGCTTCCTCTTTTCCGATCTTAACTCCCCCTAAGAGAGGAACTTTAGGTATTAGACCACCAATGCCCCCTTTTATTCCTCCTGCATTAGGTTCAAAGGCAACTATTGAACCGACAACAAGTATGTCAGCACCTTCCATCATTCCAACCTGAGGTGCTTTACCTGGCTGGACAAGACCTGACTGACCGAGCTCAAGCTCTTTTTTTATCTCCTCAAGACCTTCTCCCCTTTCAAGAACGATAAATTTTCCAGTTCTTACAAGTGCATCAACAAGCATATCCCTTATGCCGGCACCTATTCTCCCGCCGCATTTTGCTGCTTTACACTTAAAGTTTGCGACGGCTATTCTTGCTTTCGGTCCTTCGTATTTAACAGCTTCATTAAGATTTTGCTCTGTTGTTTGAACAGATGTTGTTGTGACCCCGGCACCACACCCAGTTAGATATATACCTAATACAATAAGAAGTAAAGTAAAAAAACCCCCTTTCCACTGTTTTTTCATCTGTATCTCCTCCACTACTGTTTTTCAAAAATTAATTTACTGCAAGCCTGTTAAAGTATCAAGAAACTGCTGTGAAATTTGATTAGTCAAATAGATGTTTATAGTTTTATAATAAGGTTAAAAACTTTCTTCGGGTGGAAATTTGCTGAAAATACTGATTGTATTGATTTTGATGTCTTATTTTATTTCCTCAATAGGTTTCTGGGTTTATTTGTTTACAAAAAAAGATGCAGGAAAAAAGTTTGGTTTTAGTTTCTACGGCATCGGTTTTCTTCTTCAGCTTGCATACATTGGAATAAAGGATTATCAGGCAAAAAGTTTTGCTATG containing:
- a CDS encoding CsgG/HfaB family protein; its protein translation is MKKQWKGGFFTLLLIVLGIYLTGCGAGVTTTSVQTTEQNLNEAVKYEGPKARIAVANFKCKAAKCGGRIGAGIRDMLVDALVRTGKFIVLERGEGLEEIKKELELGQSGLVQPGKAPQVGMMEGADILVVGSIVAFEPNAGGIKGGIGGLIPKVPLLGGVKIGKEEAYIAINLRFIDVRTGRIINSTRVEGKASSFNVGGLGGGILGTIPLGGGLEVYRNTPMEKAVMVLIDNAVKAVEKFVPENYYRYQGSQTTQPKTQPVSTTQPTTQITQAPQTQQEPQKQGKLIFSEDFESYGIGQTPPIGQFTGNNASVVTIVDMNKRITKAVALKGGGKICNKNLQLKDFILETDYSVVHNYCDAGYIYLRVRENPLIAYRVHVSGCGEFSIEKLAGNSSVQIANIKVKDVKPINNWTHVKIIVNNTNLKVYANNRLVIDINDNDPNMNYAGYICFERRMEDVNHDNIKVYSLE